TATTGTGAGGATGAAAATCTTGAATTACTACTCTATCTGCAATAGCTAATTTTTCAATAAAAGCATCTTCATCTATTACTAATGTTGGTAATAAAGGTGTAATTGTAATAGAAATTTTAGGAATAAAACCTTTAAAAATATCAATACTTCGTCTAATTTTAGTAATAGCATTTAATCTGGCTTTAATACTAGGAGAACGGGGTTCAAAGTCTCTTCTTACAGCTTCGCTACCTGTGGGAATGCTCATATTAATTCGCAATCGTTGAAACCTTTGTAAATAATCAATATCTCTAGTAATAATGGGACTGCGAGTTTGAATTACTAAATTTGGCCGATAATCAAGCATTACTTCTAATAAACTGCGAGTTAATTGATGTTTAGACTCCAAAGGTTGATAAGGATCTGTGACACTACTCATGTAAATTCTGGGAGGTTGCTTGGGATTTTTCCGATACCAAGTTTCTAATTCTTTTGCTAAAATTTCCGCAGCATTTTCTTTATAAATTACCCATTTACCCCAGTCTTGGCGCATTTGAGAATTAGGGCTAAATGCAGCAGCATAGCAATAACTACAGCCATATTGACAACCCCGATAAGGATTGAGGGTAAAGTCATAAGCAGCAATAAACCCAGTGGCTTTTGTTAGCAGTGATTTAGCATTTTGAGCGTAAACTGTAGTATCTCCAAATTTTTCGCGCACGCATTTTGTAGGAGTTTCGTCGCTATAACCTTCATACCTTGGTTTCGCCATATTTTAATATGTTATTTACTTGATAGATCCTAAAAATGCTATTGAATACATTTAAATATAAGCACTGCTGATACACAAACGTATATTCACGTATTTTTCCGTTTTTTTCTAAACATAGAGAAAATAGTAATTTAAAATTAGGAATGTTATCTAAAACTCATAGTTTTATGTTTAAGTATGCTTTAAATAAAGAATTTAACTGAAATTTTACTCCCTCTTCCCCTAACACTTTTTCTACTAAACACCGTCGTGTTAAAGATTGTATAATTTGCAAGAATCTAGCATTTGATAATTCAATATTAGCAGGTTTTTGGAAAATATCTATAGGTTCATTTTGTGTTGCTAACCAGTTGATAACCTTATTTTCTAATTCTGATAAACGTTCTAAATGATTTTCTAAAAGTGCTTCTATATCTCCT
The DNA window shown above is from Anabaena sp. WA102 and carries:
- a CDS encoding SPL family radical SAM protein codes for the protein MAKPRYEGYSDETPTKCVREKFGDTTVYAQNAKSLLTKATGFIAAYDFTLNPYRGCQYGCSYCYAAAFSPNSQMRQDWGKWVIYKENAAEILAKELETWYRKNPKQPPRIYMSSVTDPYQPLESKHQLTRSLLEVMLDYRPNLVIQTRSPIITRDIDYLQRFQRLRINMSIPTGSEAVRRDFEPRSPSIKARLNAITKIRRSIDIFKGFIPKISITITPLLPTLVIDEDAFIEKLAIADRVVIQDFHPHNNRSLVAGTRQEAEEIKQKYAWWYNSERFSYQRFKEKLVSQLPGVEIKEGKDGFGYE